The Canis lupus dingo isolate Sandy chromosome 4, ASM325472v2, whole genome shotgun sequence genome contains a region encoding:
- the SPRTN gene encoding DNA-dependent metalloprotease SPRTN isoform X1: MDEDLVLALRLQEEWNLQGSERDRAQAPLSLVDASWELVDPTPDLQALFVQFNDRFFWGQLEAVEVKWSLRMTLCAGLCSYEGRGGMCSIRLSEPLLKLRPRKDLVETLLHEMIHAYLFVTNNDKDREGHGPEFCKHMHRINRLTGANITVYHTFHDEVDEYRRHWWRCNGPCQYKKPYYGYVKRATNRAPSVHDYWWAEHQKTCGGTYIKIKEPENYSKKGKGKTKVGKQPTAAENKDKSNRGETQLLIPFSGKGYVLGETSNSPSSGKFVTSYAINKTQDLLSQDHSAKALRPNSKIEVKFEQNGSSKKTPLVSPILTASHQNVLSNYFPRVSVANQKTFRSVNGSPTKSLTTGDITKNSISSGSHKRVTSSKISLRNSLKAPESTSVTAPQDVSGPEEKLPSKRPRLEDKTVFDNFFIKKEQVQSGGNDPKWSSHPTAATQDSSSASSQNRMVDCPVCQNEVLESQINEHLDWCLEGGSIKVKS; encoded by the exons ATGGACGAGGATCTGGTGTTGGCACTGCGGCTTCAGGAGGAGTGGAACTTGCAGGGATCGGAGCGCGACCGGGCCCAGGCGCCCCTGTCGCTGGTGGACGCGTCCTGGGAGCTGGTGGACCCAACCCCGGACTTGCAGGCCCTGTTTGTGCAGTTCAACGATCGGTTCTTCTGGGGCCAGCTGGAGGCCGTCGAGGTGAAGTGGAGCCTGCGAATGACCCT GTGTGCTGGGCTATGCAGCTATGAAGGGAGGGGTGGAATGTGTTCCATCCGTCTCAGTGAACCTCTGTTAAAGTTGAGACCAAGAAAGGATCTCGTAGAG aCCCTGTTGCATGAAATGATACATGCCTATTTATTTGTCACTAATAATGATAAAGACCGGGAGGGGCACGGCCCAGAGTTCTGTAAACATATGCATCGCATCAATCGCCTGACTGGAGCTAATATAACG GTGTACCATACTTTCCACGATGAGGTGGATGAGTACCGGCGACACTGGTGGCGCTGCAATGGGCCTTGTCAGTACAAGAAACCCTACTACGGTTATGTCAAACGTGCCACCAACAGGGCACCCTCTGTGCATGACTACTGGTGGGCTGAGCACCAGAAGACCTGTGGCGGCACCTACATCAAAATCAAGGAACCAGAGAATTACTCAAAAAAGGGCAAAGGAAAGACAAAAGTAGGAAAGCAGCCAACAGCAGCTGAAAATAAAG ATAAATCTAACAGAGGTGAGACCCAGCTGTTGATCCCTTTCAGTGGGAAAGGATATGTTCTAGGAGAAACGAGCAACTCGCCTTCATCGGGAAAGTTTGTTACTTCGTATGCTATTAATAAAACCCAAGATCTTTTAAGTCAAGACCATTCAGCAAAAGCTCTCAGACCCAATTCtaaaattgaggtgaaatttgAACAGAATGGTTCAAGTAAAAAAACTCCTCTAGTGTCCCCTATTCTTACTGCCAGTCACCAAAATGTCTTAAGCAACTACTTTCCTAGGGTCTCAGTTGCCAACCAAAAGACCTTCCGAAGTGTGAATGGATCTCCAACAAAAAGCCTAACAACCGGTGACATCACTAAAAACTCCATCTCTTCTGGATCTCACAAAAGGGTCACCTCTTCTAAGATATCCCTgagaaattctttaaaagcaCCGGAATCAACATCTGTGACTGCACCCCAGGATGTGAGTGGGCCTGAGGAGAAACTCCCAAGTAAACGACCCAGGCTAGAAGACAAGActgtttttgacaatttttttatcaagaaagagCAAGTACAAAGTGGTGGAAATGATCCAAAGTGGAGTTCACATCCTACAGCTGCAACTCAGGATTCCAGCAGTGCATCCAGCCAGAACAGGATGGTCGATTGTCCTGTTTGTCAGAATGAAGTGTTGGAGTCTCAGATTAATGAGCACTTGGACTGGTGCCTTGAAGGTGGTAGCATCAAAGTCAAAAGTTGA
- the SPRTN gene encoding DNA-dependent metalloprotease SPRTN isoform X2 gives MDEDLVLALRLQEEWNLQGSERDRAQAPLSLVDASWELVDPTPDLQALFVQFNDRFFWGQLEAVEVKWSLRMTLCAGLCSYEGRGGMCSIRLSEPLLKLRPRKDLVEVYHTFHDEVDEYRRHWWRCNGPCQYKKPYYGYVKRATNRAPSVHDYWWAEHQKTCGGTYIKIKEPENYSKKGKGKTKVGKQPTAAENKDKSNRGETQLLIPFSGKGYVLGETSNSPSSGKFVTSYAINKTQDLLSQDHSAKALRPNSKIEVKFEQNGSSKKTPLVSPILTASHQNVLSNYFPRVSVANQKTFRSVNGSPTKSLTTGDITKNSISSGSHKRVTSSKISLRNSLKAPESTSVTAPQDVSGPEEKLPSKRPRLEDKTVFDNFFIKKEQVQSGGNDPKWSSHPTAATQDSSSASSQNRMVDCPVCQNEVLESQINEHLDWCLEGGSIKVKS, from the exons ATGGACGAGGATCTGGTGTTGGCACTGCGGCTTCAGGAGGAGTGGAACTTGCAGGGATCGGAGCGCGACCGGGCCCAGGCGCCCCTGTCGCTGGTGGACGCGTCCTGGGAGCTGGTGGACCCAACCCCGGACTTGCAGGCCCTGTTTGTGCAGTTCAACGATCGGTTCTTCTGGGGCCAGCTGGAGGCCGTCGAGGTGAAGTGGAGCCTGCGAATGACCCT GTGTGCTGGGCTATGCAGCTATGAAGGGAGGGGTGGAATGTGTTCCATCCGTCTCAGTGAACCTCTGTTAAAGTTGAGACCAAGAAAGGATCTCGTAGAG GTGTACCATACTTTCCACGATGAGGTGGATGAGTACCGGCGACACTGGTGGCGCTGCAATGGGCCTTGTCAGTACAAGAAACCCTACTACGGTTATGTCAAACGTGCCACCAACAGGGCACCCTCTGTGCATGACTACTGGTGGGCTGAGCACCAGAAGACCTGTGGCGGCACCTACATCAAAATCAAGGAACCAGAGAATTACTCAAAAAAGGGCAAAGGAAAGACAAAAGTAGGAAAGCAGCCAACAGCAGCTGAAAATAAAG ATAAATCTAACAGAGGTGAGACCCAGCTGTTGATCCCTTTCAGTGGGAAAGGATATGTTCTAGGAGAAACGAGCAACTCGCCTTCATCGGGAAAGTTTGTTACTTCGTATGCTATTAATAAAACCCAAGATCTTTTAAGTCAAGACCATTCAGCAAAAGCTCTCAGACCCAATTCtaaaattgaggtgaaatttgAACAGAATGGTTCAAGTAAAAAAACTCCTCTAGTGTCCCCTATTCTTACTGCCAGTCACCAAAATGTCTTAAGCAACTACTTTCCTAGGGTCTCAGTTGCCAACCAAAAGACCTTCCGAAGTGTGAATGGATCTCCAACAAAAAGCCTAACAACCGGTGACATCACTAAAAACTCCATCTCTTCTGGATCTCACAAAAGGGTCACCTCTTCTAAGATATCCCTgagaaattctttaaaagcaCCGGAATCAACATCTGTGACTGCACCCCAGGATGTGAGTGGGCCTGAGGAGAAACTCCCAAGTAAACGACCCAGGCTAGAAGACAAGActgtttttgacaatttttttatcaagaaagagCAAGTACAAAGTGGTGGAAATGATCCAAAGTGGAGTTCACATCCTACAGCTGCAACTCAGGATTCCAGCAGTGCATCCAGCCAGAACAGGATGGTCGATTGTCCTGTTTGTCAGAATGAAGTGTTGGAGTCTCAGATTAATGAGCACTTGGACTGGTGCCTTGAAGGTGGTAGCATCAAAGTCAAAAGTTGA
- the SPRTN gene encoding DNA-dependent metalloprotease SPRTN isoform X3 produces MCSIRLSEPLLKLRPRKDLVETLLHEMIHAYLFVTNNDKDREGHGPEFCKHMHRINRLTGANITVYHTFHDEVDEYRRHWWRCNGPCQYKKPYYGYVKRATNRAPSVHDYWWAEHQKTCGGTYIKIKEPENYSKKGKGKTKVGKQPTAAENKDKSNRGETQLLIPFSGKGYVLGETSNSPSSGKFVTSYAINKTQDLLSQDHSAKALRPNSKIEVKFEQNGSSKKTPLVSPILTASHQNVLSNYFPRVSVANQKTFRSVNGSPTKSLTTGDITKNSISSGSHKRVTSSKISLRNSLKAPESTSVTAPQDVSGPEEKLPSKRPRLEDKTVFDNFFIKKEQVQSGGNDPKWSSHPTAATQDSSSASSQNRMVDCPVCQNEVLESQINEHLDWCLEGGSIKVKS; encoded by the exons ATGTGTTCCATCCGTCTCAGTGAACCTCTGTTAAAGTTGAGACCAAGAAAGGATCTCGTAGAG aCCCTGTTGCATGAAATGATACATGCCTATTTATTTGTCACTAATAATGATAAAGACCGGGAGGGGCACGGCCCAGAGTTCTGTAAACATATGCATCGCATCAATCGCCTGACTGGAGCTAATATAACG GTGTACCATACTTTCCACGATGAGGTGGATGAGTACCGGCGACACTGGTGGCGCTGCAATGGGCCTTGTCAGTACAAGAAACCCTACTACGGTTATGTCAAACGTGCCACCAACAGGGCACCCTCTGTGCATGACTACTGGTGGGCTGAGCACCAGAAGACCTGTGGCGGCACCTACATCAAAATCAAGGAACCAGAGAATTACTCAAAAAAGGGCAAAGGAAAGACAAAAGTAGGAAAGCAGCCAACAGCAGCTGAAAATAAAG ATAAATCTAACAGAGGTGAGACCCAGCTGTTGATCCCTTTCAGTGGGAAAGGATATGTTCTAGGAGAAACGAGCAACTCGCCTTCATCGGGAAAGTTTGTTACTTCGTATGCTATTAATAAAACCCAAGATCTTTTAAGTCAAGACCATTCAGCAAAAGCTCTCAGACCCAATTCtaaaattgaggtgaaatttgAACAGAATGGTTCAAGTAAAAAAACTCCTCTAGTGTCCCCTATTCTTACTGCCAGTCACCAAAATGTCTTAAGCAACTACTTTCCTAGGGTCTCAGTTGCCAACCAAAAGACCTTCCGAAGTGTGAATGGATCTCCAACAAAAAGCCTAACAACCGGTGACATCACTAAAAACTCCATCTCTTCTGGATCTCACAAAAGGGTCACCTCTTCTAAGATATCCCTgagaaattctttaaaagcaCCGGAATCAACATCTGTGACTGCACCCCAGGATGTGAGTGGGCCTGAGGAGAAACTCCCAAGTAAACGACCCAGGCTAGAAGACAAGActgtttttgacaatttttttatcaagaaagagCAAGTACAAAGTGGTGGAAATGATCCAAAGTGGAGTTCACATCCTACAGCTGCAACTCAGGATTCCAGCAGTGCATCCAGCCAGAACAGGATGGTCGATTGTCCTGTTTGTCAGAATGAAGTGTTGGAGTCTCAGATTAATGAGCACTTGGACTGGTGCCTTGAAGGTGGTAGCATCAAAGTCAAAAGTTGA
- the SPRTN gene encoding DNA-dependent metalloprotease SPRTN isoform X4, whose translation MDEDLVLALRLQEEWNLQGSERDRAQAPLSLVDASWELVDPTPDLQALFVQFNDRFFWGQLEAVEVKWSLRMTLCAGLCSYEGRGGMCSIRLSEPLLKLRPRKDLVETLLHEMIHAYLFVTNNDKDREGHGPEFCKHMHRINRLTGANITVYHTFHDEVDEYRRHWWRCNGPCQYKKPYYGYVKRATNRAPSVHDYWWAEHQKTCGGTYIKIKEPENYSKKGKGKTKVGKQPTAAENKVNDLEALEAGHLLLSVSK comes from the exons ATGGACGAGGATCTGGTGTTGGCACTGCGGCTTCAGGAGGAGTGGAACTTGCAGGGATCGGAGCGCGACCGGGCCCAGGCGCCCCTGTCGCTGGTGGACGCGTCCTGGGAGCTGGTGGACCCAACCCCGGACTTGCAGGCCCTGTTTGTGCAGTTCAACGATCGGTTCTTCTGGGGCCAGCTGGAGGCCGTCGAGGTGAAGTGGAGCCTGCGAATGACCCT GTGTGCTGGGCTATGCAGCTATGAAGGGAGGGGTGGAATGTGTTCCATCCGTCTCAGTGAACCTCTGTTAAAGTTGAGACCAAGAAAGGATCTCGTAGAG aCCCTGTTGCATGAAATGATACATGCCTATTTATTTGTCACTAATAATGATAAAGACCGGGAGGGGCACGGCCCAGAGTTCTGTAAACATATGCATCGCATCAATCGCCTGACTGGAGCTAATATAACG GTGTACCATACTTTCCACGATGAGGTGGATGAGTACCGGCGACACTGGTGGCGCTGCAATGGGCCTTGTCAGTACAAGAAACCCTACTACGGTTATGTCAAACGTGCCACCAACAGGGCACCCTCTGTGCATGACTACTGGTGGGCTGAGCACCAGAAGACCTGTGGCGGCACCTACATCAAAATCAAGGAACCAGAGAATTACTCAAAAAAGGGCAAAGGAAAGACAAAAGTAGGAAAGCAGCCAACAGCAGCTGAAAATAAAG tgaatgaTCTTGAAGCATTGGAGGCTGGGCATTTACTCCTGAGTGTTTCTAAATGA
- the EXOC8 gene encoding exocyst complex component 8: protein MAMAMSDSGASRLRRQLESGGFEARLYVKQLSQQSDGDRDLQEHRQRIQALAEETAQNLKRNVYQNYRQFIETAREISYLESEMYQLSHLLTEQKSSLESIPLTLLPAAAAAAAGAAAASGGEEGGGGAGGRDHLRGQAGFFPAPGGASRDSSGPGEEGKQRTLTTLLEKVEGCRHLLETPGQYLVYNGDLVEYEADHMAQLQRVHGFLMNDCLLVATWLPQRRGMYRYNALYPLDGLAVVNVKDNPPMKDMFKLLMFPESRIFQAENAKIKREWLEVLEETKRALSEKRRREQEEAAAPRGPPQVTSKAGNPFEDEEEDEPATPEVEEEKVDLSVEWIQELPEDLDVCIAQRDFEGAVDLLDKLNHYLEDKPSPPPVKELRAKVDERVRQLTEVLVFELSPDRSLRGGPKATRRAVSQLIRLGQCTKACELFLRNRAAAVHTAIRQLRIEGATLLYIHKLCHVFFTSLLETAREFETDFAGTDSGCYSAFVVWARSAMGMFVDAFSKQVFDSKESLSTAAECVKVAKEHCQQLGDIGLDLTFIIHALLVKDIQGALHSYKEIIIEATKHRNSEEMWRRMNLMTPEALGKLKEEMKSCGVRNFEQYTGDDCWVNLSYTVVAFTKQTMGFLEEALKLYFPELHMVLLESLVEIILVAVQHVDYSLRCEQDPEKKAFIRQNASFLYETVLPVVEKRFEEGVGKPAKQLQDLRNASRLIRVNPESTTSVV from the coding sequence ATGGCGATGGCGATGTCGGACAGTGGGGCGAGCCGCCTGCGGCGGCAGCTGGAGTCGGGGGGCTTCGAGGCGCGGCTGTACGTGAAGCAGCTCTCGCAGCAGTCGGACGGCGACCGGGACTTGCAGGAGCACCGGCAGCGCATCCAGGCGCTGGCGGAGGAGACGGCGCAGAACCTGAAGCGCAACGTCTACCAGAACTACCGGCAGTTCATAGAGACGGCCCGCGAGATCTCCTACCTGGAGAGCGAGATGTATCAGCTCAGCCACCTGCTGACCGAGCAGAAGAGCAGCCTGGAGAGCATCCCGCTCACCCTGctgccggccgccgccgccgccgccgccggggctgCCGCGGCCtcgggcggggaggagggaggcggcggcgcggggggccgAGACCACCTGCGGGGCCAGGCTGGCTTTTTTCCCGCTCCCGGGGGCGCCTCCCGCGACAGTTCGGGTCCGGGCGAGGAAGGGAAGCAGCGCACCCTCACCACCTTGCTTGAGAAGGTGGAAGGCTGCAGGCACCTGCTGGAGACGCCGGGGCAGTACCTGGTGTACAACGGGGACCTGGTGGAATACGAGGCTGACCACATGGCGCAACTGCAGCGGGTGCACGGCTTCCTCATGAACGACTGCTTGCTGGTGGCCACCTGGCTGCCACAGCGGCGGGGGATGTATCGCTACAACGCCCTCTATCCCCTGGACGGTTTGGCCGTGGTCAATGTCAAGGACAACCCGCCCATGAAGGACATGTTCAAGCTGTTGATGTTTCCCGAGAGCCGTATTTTCCAGGCGGAGAATGCTAAAATCAAACGGGAGTGGCTGGAAGTGCTGGAGGAAACCAAGAGGGCCCTCAGTGAAAAGCGGCGAAGGGAGCAGGAAGAGGCAGCGGCCCCTCGCGGACCACCGCAGGTGACTTCCAAAGCCGGGAACCCATttgaggatgaggaagaggacGAACCAGCTACTCCTGAGGTAGAAGAGGAGAAGGTGGATCTCTCAGTGGAGTGGATCCAGGAGTTGCCCGAAGACCTGGATGTCTGTATCGCGCAGAGGGACTTTGAAGGAGCCGTTGACCTGCTGGACAAATTGAACCACTACCTAGAAGATAAGCCCAGTCCACCTCCTGTTAAAGAACTAAGGGCCAAAGTGGATGAGCGGGTCCGACAGCTCACCGAGGTGCTAGTTTTCGAACTGTCCCCGGATCGTTCCCTGAGAGGCGGTCCCAAGGCGACTCGAAGGGCAGTTTCTCAACTCATCCGCCTTGGCCAGTGCACAAAGGCTTGTGAGCTGTTTTTGAGAAACAGGGCAGCAGCTGTGCATACTGCAATACGTCAGCTTCGTATCGAAGGCGCCACTTTACTCTACATTCATAAGCTCTGCCACGTGTTCTTTACCAGCCTTCTTGAGACTGCGAGGGAATTTGAGACGGATTTTGCAGGCACTGACAGCGGCTGCTACTCTGCCTTTGTGGTCTGGGCGAGATCAGCCATGGGCATGTTTGTGGATGCTTTTAGCAAGCAGGTGTTCGATAGTAAGGAGAGCCTCTCCACGGCGGCTGAGTGTGTAAAAGTGGCAAAGGAGCACTGTCAGCAACTGGGTGACATCGGACTGGACCTCACCTTCATCATCCATGCCCTTCTGGTGAAGGACATCCAAGGGGCCTTGCACAGTTACAAAGAAATCATAATCGAAGCCACTAAGCATCGCAACTCTGAGGAGATGTGGAGGAGGATGAACTTGATGACCCCAGAAGCCCTGGGCAAACTCAAAGAGGAGATGAAGAGTTGTGGGGTAAGAAACTTTGAGCAGTACACAGGAGATGACTGCTGGGTGAACCTGAGTTACACGGTGGTTGCCTTTACCAAACAGACCATGGGCTTCTTGGAAGAAGCGCTGAAGCTGTATTTCCCAGAGCTGCACATGGTGCTTTTGGAGAGCCTGGTGGAAATCATCCTGGTTGCTGTGCAGCATGTGGATTATAGCCTTCGGTGTGAGCAGGATCCGGAGAAAAAGGCTTTTATCAGACAGAATGCGTCCTTTCTGTATGAGACCGTCCTCCCTGTGGTGGAGAAAAGGTTTGAAGAAGGTGTGGGGAAACCCGCCAAGCAACTCCAGGACCTGAGAAATGCATCTAGACTTATTCGCGTGAACCCCGAAAGTACAACATCAGTGGTCTGA